In Phycisphaerae bacterium, one DNA window encodes the following:
- the sdhA gene encoding succinate dehydrogenase flavoprotein subunit — translation MAKQRVVVVGGGLAGLAATMKLAEFGIQVDLLSLVPVKRSHSVCAQGGINAVNHVTRALGDSEYKHFDDTVYGGAFLQHQPPVKEMCDWGERICDLMDRIGVMFNRTPEGHRDLRRFGGTLYKRTAFAGATTGQQLLYALDEQVRRWTAEGTVTLYEPWEFLGPVIDDRGYCRGIVAQDLRSMEMRAFRADAVVLATGGCGAVFGKSTNSILCTGAAGTRAFKAGARYANPEFIQVHPTAIPGADKDRLMSESARGEGGRVWVPRKPGDTRDPRDIPARERWYFLEERYPQYGNLVPRDIATREIFDVCVNLGLSVVQGAYCVYLDVTELPPTSLRKLGGIIEIYEKFQGVDPRVEPMRIFPSVHYTMGGLWCDYEKNDRTGGLTQASPRNHMTNIRGLFAIGEADYQYHGANRLGANSLLSCIFSGLLVAPGIDTWLRSLPAGSAADLPTSLFDAAVAEHKTQEDRLRNSRGQENPYTLHRELGQTMTASCTVVRYNRTIEQTLAKIDELNHRYQHLELSDDGQWMNQSLSFARALGDMLVLAQVIARSALLRDESRGSHFKPDCLIPPPKSDDPDEIHTEARRWCEAFRRQNDQWLKTTIATYRPGGTTLSYEAVDTSLIPPRPRTYGLVGAEVIEQMWRTMQQEQNKPRARAHDAK, via the coding sequence ATGGCAAAGCAACGGGTAGTCGTGGTTGGCGGCGGGCTGGCCGGCCTGGCCGCCACGATGAAACTGGCGGAGTTCGGCATCCAGGTCGACCTCCTCAGCTTGGTGCCGGTCAAGCGGTCGCACAGCGTCTGCGCCCAGGGCGGCATCAACGCGGTCAACCACGTGACCCGGGCGCTCGGCGATTCCGAGTACAAGCACTTCGATGATACCGTCTACGGTGGAGCATTTCTTCAGCACCAGCCACCGGTCAAGGAGATGTGCGACTGGGGTGAGCGGATCTGCGATCTCATGGACCGCATTGGGGTCATGTTCAACCGCACCCCGGAAGGGCACCGCGACCTTCGGCGATTCGGCGGCACGCTGTACAAGCGGACCGCCTTCGCGGGTGCGACGACCGGCCAGCAACTGCTCTACGCCCTGGACGAGCAGGTGCGCAGATGGACGGCCGAGGGGACCGTCACGCTGTACGAACCATGGGAGTTTCTCGGCCCGGTGATCGACGACCGGGGCTACTGCCGAGGCATCGTGGCCCAGGATCTGCGCTCGATGGAGATGCGAGCGTTCCGAGCCGATGCCGTGGTGCTGGCCACGGGCGGCTGCGGGGCGGTCTTTGGCAAGAGCACCAACTCGATTCTGTGCACTGGGGCGGCCGGCACCCGGGCCTTCAAGGCCGGTGCCCGCTACGCCAATCCGGAGTTCATCCAGGTCCACCCGACGGCCATCCCCGGGGCGGACAAGGACCGGCTGATGAGCGAGTCGGCCCGAGGAGAAGGCGGCCGAGTCTGGGTCCCGCGCAAGCCGGGCGACACCCGCGATCCGCGCGATATCCCCGCCCGCGAGCGCTGGTACTTCCTCGAAGAACGATACCCTCAGTACGGCAACCTCGTGCCACGCGACATCGCCACCCGCGAGATCTTCGATGTCTGCGTCAACCTCGGCCTGTCGGTCGTTCAGGGCGCCTACTGTGTCTATCTCGATGTGACCGAACTGCCGCCGACCTCGCTCAGGAAACTGGGCGGCATCATCGAGATCTACGAGAAGTTCCAGGGGGTTGATCCCCGAGTGGAGCCGATGCGGATCTTCCCTTCGGTGCACTACACCATGGGCGGCCTGTGGTGCGACTACGAGAAGAACGACCGGACCGGCGGACTGACCCAAGCTTCGCCGCGCAACCACATGACCAACATCCGGGGCCTGTTCGCGATTGGCGAAGCCGACTACCAATATCACGGAGCCAACCGCCTGGGGGCGAACTCCCTGCTGAGCTGCATCTTCTCAGGGTTGCTGGTCGCGCCCGGGATCGATACCTGGCTGCGCAGTCTGCCTGCGGGATCGGCCGCAGACCTGCCGACCTCGCTCTTTGACGCCGCCGTGGCCGAACACAAGACCCAGGAGGATCGACTCCGCAACAGCCGGGGCCAGGAGAACCCCTATACCCTCCACCGCGAACTCGGCCAAACCATGACGGCCAGTTGCACGGTCGTGCGGTACAACCGGACCATCGAGCAGACCCTGGCCAAGATCGACGAGCTGAACCATCGGTATCAGCATCTCGAACTGTCCGACGACGGCCAGTGGATGAACCAGAGCTTGAGCTTCGCCCGGGCACTGGGCGACATGCTGGTCCTCGCTCAGGTCATTGCTCGGTCCGCCTTGCTCCGGGACGAGAGTCGGGGTTCGCACTTCAAGCCGGATTGTCTCATCCCGCCGCCCAAGAGCGACGACCCGGATGAGATTCACACCGAGGCCCGCAGGTGGTGTGAGGCTTTCCGCCGGCAGAATGATCAGTGGCTCAAGACCACGATCGCCACCTATCGACCCGGCGGGACCACGCTTTCCTACGAAGCCGTGGATACGTCGTTGATCCCGCCGCGACCACGCACCTATGGCCTGGTCGGCGCGGAGGTGATCGAGCAGATGTGGCGGACCATGCAGCAGGAACAGAACAAACCCAGGGCGCGGGCCCATGACGCCAAGTGA
- a CDS encoding succinate dehydrogenase codes for MDTTKSQTPNLNEFLLRRLHSLTGVVPIGTFLVFHLCVNSMIVLSRGGGDRFQAAVDRIHALGVFLVPAEILFIFLPLAFHAALGVMIWRESRPNVHLYPFWCNWRYTLQRITGLIVLVFILVHLWHVHWFGEIVPGGAGAMFEPEQASATAAWAIQYHRWWSIPVYSIGIMASCYHFGTGLWTFLITWGVTVGRQAQYRAGVVCAVIGTILGVIGLIAQMGMLAYPNAAPRQPAPATAMDAAWNQSVEVGQHVWQSNG; via the coding sequence GTGGATACCACCAAGTCACAGACTCCCAATTTGAACGAATTTCTGCTCCGCAGGCTGCATTCGCTGACCGGCGTCGTCCCGATCGGTACTTTCCTGGTGTTTCACCTGTGCGTCAATTCCATGATTGTGCTCAGCCGTGGGGGAGGGGACCGTTTCCAGGCCGCGGTGGACCGAATTCACGCCCTAGGCGTGTTCCTGGTCCCGGCGGAGATTCTGTTCATCTTCCTGCCCCTGGCATTCCACGCCGCACTGGGCGTCATGATCTGGCGAGAGAGCAGACCCAACGTTCACCTCTATCCCTTCTGGTGCAACTGGCGATACACCCTGCAACGGATCACCGGACTCATCGTGCTGGTTTTCATCCTGGTGCACCTGTGGCACGTGCACTGGTTTGGCGAGATCGTTCCCGGAGGTGCCGGGGCCATGTTCGAGCCGGAACAGGCATCGGCCACGGCCGCCTGGGCGATTCAATATCACCGATGGTGGTCGATTCCGGTCTACTCGATTGGCATCATGGCCTCATGCTACCATTTCGGGACCGGCCTGTGGACGTTCCTGATCACCTGGGGCGTCACCGTGGGGCGGCAGGCGCAGTATCGAGCAGGCGTGGTCTGTGCGGTCATCGGCACGATTCTGGGTGTGATTGGGCTGATTGCCCAGATGGGGATGCTGGCTTACCCCAACGCCGCCCCCCGGCAGCCGGCCCCGGCGACCGCGATGGATGCGGCATGGAACCAGTCAGTTGAGGTTGGTCAACACGTATGGCAAAGCAACGGGTAG